The Triticum dicoccoides isolate Atlit2015 ecotype Zavitan chromosome 6A, WEW_v2.0, whole genome shotgun sequence genome has a window encoding:
- the LOC119317524 gene encoding protein NRT1/ PTR FAMILY 8.3-like, translating to MDAMERGEHAPLLPESHGPKVQDDDSLQLQVPLLKHKKRGGSKAPAVILLFECLESTAFNGISTNLVVYLETVLHGTNLASASNVATWFGTSYLTPVFGAIIADSFWGNYNTILVSLAVYLLGMMLVTFSAFVPTTTAALCAAGASCATAGAWPLSSQTVAFVGLYLVAIGCGGVRSSLLPFGAEQFDDDSAADREGKASFFSWFYLCVSFGPIISGVFLVWIQQNISWGLGFGIATTCIALAFAAFVLATPMYKRRMPAGTPLKSLCQVVAAACKKISIKVPAEAGHLYEVSDKIDSPQPRIAHTSDFKFLDKAAIVTESDMEERPEAATSWKLCTVTQVEELKILLRLLPVWITSVIVSSAYSQMNTTFVQQGSAMEMTILSVPVPAASLVSFEVICVLTWVLLYNKVIVPALRSFSSSGDGEPSQLQRMGAGRLLMALTMAVAALVEMKRLDSAARGEEISIAWQLPQYFFLAGGEVFCYIAQLEFFFGEAPDTMKSMCTSLALLTIALGSYMSSFIYAIVEAFTATGDSPGWISDDLNKGHLDYFFWAMAAMCTLNFVVYSGIVKNYRLKTVIS from the exons ATGGACGCCATGGAGAGAGGCGAGCACGCGCCGCTCCTGCCGGAG AGTCATGGCCCAAAGGTTCAAGACGATGACAGCCTGCAGCTGCAGGTGCCACTCCTGAAGCATAAGAAGCGGGGCGGCAGCAAGGCACCGGCAGTGATTCTAT TATTCGAATGCCTGGAGAGCACGGCGTTCAACGGCATCTCCACCAACCTGGTGGTGTACCTGGAGACCGTCCTCCACGGCACCAACCTCGCCAGCGCCTCCAACGTCGCCACATGGTTCGGCACCAGCTACCTCACCCCCGTCTTCGGCGCCATCATCGCCGACTCCTTCTGGGGCAACTACAACACCATCCTCGTCTCCCTCGCCGTCTACCTTCTCGGCATGATGCTCGTCACCTTCTCCGCATTCGTGCCCACGACCACGGCGGCGCTGTGCGCTGCGGGTGCCTCGTGCGCCACCGCCGGCGCGTGGCCGCTGAGCTCACAGACCGTGGCTTTCGTGGGGCTGTACCTCGTGGCGATCGGGTGCGGCGGGGTGCGCTCGTCGCTGCTGCCGTTCGGTGCGGAGCAGTTCGACGACGACAGCGCGGCGGACCGGGAGGGCAAGGCGTCCTTCTTCAGCTGGTTCTACCTCTGCGTGAGCTTCGGCCCCATCATCTCCGGTGTGTTCCTCGTTTGGATCCAGCAGAACATCAGCTGGGGCCTCGGCTTCGGCATAGCCACCACCTGCATCGCGCTCGCCTTCGCCGCCTTCGTGCTCGCCACGCCCATGTACAAGCGCCGCATGCCCGCAGGCACGCCGCTCAAGAGCCTCTGCCAGGTCGTCGCCGCCGCGTGCAAGAAAATCAGCATCAAGGTGCCCGCCGAAGCCGGACACCTCTACGAGGTCAGCGACAAGATCGATTCGCCCCAGCCAAGGATCGCGCACACTAGCGACTTCAAGTTCCTCGACAAGGCGGCAATCGTCACGGAGTCGGACATGGAGGAGAGGCCGGAGGCGGCGACCTCGTGGAAGCTCTGCACAGTGACTCAGGTGGAGGAGCTCAAGATCCTTCTGCGGCTGCTGCCCGTCTGGATCACCAGCGTCATCGTGTCATCGGCCTACTCGCAGATGAACACCACGTTCGTGCAGCAGGGCAGTGCCATGGAAATGACCATCCTGTCGGTGCCGGTGCCCGCGGCGTCGCTGGTCTCGTTCGAGGTGATATGCGTCCTGACATGGGTGCTCCTCTACAACAAGGTGATCGTGCCAGCGTTGAGGAGCTTCTCCTCGAGCGGCGACGGCGAGCCGTCACAGCTGCAGCGGATGGGCGCGGGGAGGCTCCTCATGGCTCTCAccatggcggtggcggcgctcgTGGAAATGAAGCGGCTCGACAGCGCGGCGCGCGGGGAGGAGATCAGCATCGCGTGGCAGCTGCCGCAGTACTTCTTCCTGGCTGGCGGAGAGGTGTTCTGCTACATCGCGCAGCTGGAGTTCTTCTTCGGCGAGGCGCCGGACACCATGAAAAGCATGTGCACGTCGCTCGCTCTGCTCACCATCGCGCTGGGGAGCTACATGAGCTCCTTCATCTATGCGATCGTGGAGGCCTTCACGGCGACGGGAGACAGCCCCGGGTGGATCTCCGACGACCTCAACAAGGGCCACCTCGACTACTTCTTCTGGGCCATGGCTGCAATGTGCACGCTCAACTTCGTCGTGTACAGCGGCATCGTCAAGAACTACAGGCTCAAGACGGTCATCTCGTGA